A portion of the Pseudoalteromonas luteoviolacea genome contains these proteins:
- a CDS encoding DUF1799 domain-containing protein codes for MAKWFVGDLATQSKALDDDLAHFGAPVEPVKSKADLYVLPQNWVAVKALSTANTQWQYCKDGIELALDYARAEIAWRYADIALTPTDFDKLQYLERTIIKLLRQTDEKPTEFGLTLTIRR; via the coding sequence TGTGGGTGACTTGGCCACACAATCTAAAGCACTTGATGATGACTTAGCCCATTTTGGTGCGCCGGTTGAACCAGTAAAAAGCAAAGCAGATTTATACGTACTCCCACAAAATTGGGTAGCGGTTAAAGCGCTTTCTACTGCCAATACGCAGTGGCAATACTGTAAGGATGGCATTGAATTGGCTCTTGATTATGCCAGGGCTGAAATTGCTTGGCGCTATGCGGATATTGCCCTCACCCCCACTGATTTTGACAAGCTCCAATATCTAGAACGAACAATAATAAAGCTCTTGAGGCAGACTGATGAAAAACCAACTGAATTTGGCCTTACGCTTACGATACGACGGTAA
- a CDS encoding tape measure protein — MKNQLNLALRLRYDGKAVTSGTNKNIQDLNRLPHAIQNQVAANQRLGASQSKVMQQQSAMGKQLGVLQSGYEQLGMTLASVASIGTAAIFIRDTGAAQQLDTRLQGLTDSTREYQQVQSYLFEAADRLNTSYVLLSDSYTKMLNLEPLISKSEGIQILEGYANAAAKIGAANAQVSQSLYGLEQGLGSNVIRAEEFNQIVEPMPGLLQQLEKASGLVNGQLRRMVNDGRITSQMFKRYLIKALNEYAGAAEATEGKINASFAEMSNEYQRLIREYEKPVNFAVTGVADAVTAGMRELRENQDLVEGLTTSATALAIVLGGKLAGGAAKATAAFTTTTMAKHKALQADLQLAAYNQRLAAEEQRRAIQEQAAAQRQLAMASNTALRTKAIHQLALANQRATLAQTNLNAATATYSVVSKRAALSSRALSGAMGLLGGPVGLAVTAGLAIAYFASQGDKASTSSKRLETHLYDLGDAFDSVNNVSAKAQIASASKQTINYTNNIQNAYKRIKQLRQQMNNASSDRAKFTYQNQIAGIERYINEQAKLRSESMKTAAQAANLQQNLKAIDWKQIAENTKQATNALPQNIQQLQLSLLGEEARLKASYEKRKAMVIQARENDHGNKAKYDAILKQLDAKLHADQQALTDKHEAEKTRIQNQAEEKRKNDLRAELEDRIAQIKGYANREALASYNNQLAVEEAKQQARIDAKRRGMLGLASNDEVGEIKYNADNQIRNLERQQELNAARGFHSQREADEYAHQERLMQARTQKTGPMQKHLMEFANWETKNAREKTSAVVGLGAAGFKAMAGQSKTAFKLYKAFSITQAMIKTYESATGAYAALAPIPVVGPALGAAAAAAAVAMGLQQVRMIKAQQPAGIAHGGLDYVPNESTYILQRGERVLSPKQNVEISHMARHYNAGNRQTAGQNVVFNITNQITVEGAANAEQGNVIGANLTRQIEAVFVESINSRGAVFRAISLTF; from the coding sequence ATGAAAAACCAACTGAATTTGGCCTTACGCTTACGATACGACGGTAAAGCGGTAACATCCGGCACTAACAAGAACATACAGGACTTAAACCGCCTGCCTCATGCCATTCAAAATCAAGTAGCTGCGAATCAACGTTTGGGTGCAAGTCAGTCAAAGGTTATGCAGCAACAGTCTGCAATGGGTAAACAGCTGGGTGTGCTACAAAGTGGCTATGAGCAATTGGGAATGACACTGGCAAGCGTTGCATCTATAGGCACAGCTGCAATTTTTATCCGTGATACAGGCGCAGCGCAGCAATTAGATACTCGGCTGCAAGGGTTGACCGATTCTACCCGCGAATACCAACAAGTACAAAGCTATCTGTTTGAAGCTGCTGATAGACTTAATACAAGCTACGTATTGTTATCTGACTCATATACAAAAATGCTTAATTTAGAGCCTTTAATATCTAAGTCAGAAGGTATTCAAATACTCGAAGGATACGCAAATGCAGCGGCTAAAATCGGTGCAGCCAATGCCCAAGTATCTCAATCACTGTATGGCCTTGAACAAGGCCTAGGCAGTAATGTAATTCGAGCTGAAGAGTTTAATCAAATAGTCGAGCCTATGCCTGGGCTATTACAACAATTAGAAAAAGCGTCAGGTTTAGTAAACGGTCAATTGCGTCGAATGGTGAATGATGGCCGTATTACAAGCCAAATGTTTAAACGCTATTTAATAAAGGCTTTAAACGAGTATGCGGGTGCGGCTGAGGCTACCGAGGGCAAAATAAACGCATCCTTTGCTGAGATGAGCAACGAGTATCAGCGTTTAATTCGTGAGTATGAAAAGCCAGTCAATTTTGCGGTGACTGGCGTAGCCGATGCTGTCACGGCAGGAATGCGAGAACTGCGTGAAAACCAAGACCTAGTTGAAGGACTAACAACCTCGGCAACGGCATTAGCAATTGTACTCGGAGGCAAACTGGCAGGCGGTGCAGCTAAAGCGACAGCGGCATTTACCACGACGACGATGGCAAAGCATAAGGCACTGCAAGCAGACTTACAATTAGCTGCATATAATCAACGTTTAGCAGCAGAGGAACAAAGACGTGCAATACAAGAGCAAGCTGCCGCTCAGCGCCAACTGGCAATGGCTAGCAATACAGCGCTTAGAACAAAGGCCATTCATCAACTGGCCCTGGCTAATCAACGAGCGACACTTGCACAAACCAACCTCAATGCAGCAACAGCCACTTATTCTGTCGTGTCTAAACGCGCAGCTTTATCTAGTCGCGCATTAAGCGGTGCAATGGGGCTATTAGGTGGCCCAGTTGGATTAGCTGTTACTGCAGGTTTGGCTATCGCCTATTTTGCGAGCCAAGGTGACAAAGCATCTACTAGCTCAAAAAGATTAGAAACACACTTGTACGATTTGGGCGATGCGTTCGATTCGGTTAACAACGTCAGTGCTAAAGCGCAAATCGCCTCTGCGTCAAAGCAAACAATCAACTACACAAACAACATTCAAAACGCGTATAAACGTATTAAGCAGCTGCGCCAACAAATGAATAACGCTAGCAGTGACCGCGCTAAATTTACATACCAAAACCAAATTGCTGGCATTGAGCGCTACATCAACGAGCAAGCAAAACTGCGTAGCGAGTCCATGAAAACCGCTGCACAAGCAGCAAACCTGCAGCAAAACCTCAAAGCAATAGATTGGAAGCAAATAGCGGAAAACACCAAACAAGCCACTAACGCCCTGCCCCAAAACATTCAGCAGCTTCAGCTTTCGCTACTAGGAGAAGAAGCCAGGCTAAAAGCCAGCTATGAAAAACGCAAAGCCATGGTCATACAAGCCCGTGAAAATGACCATGGCAATAAAGCCAAATACGATGCAATTTTGAAGCAGCTAGACGCCAAGCTTCACGCGGACCAGCAAGCATTAACAGACAAGCATGAAGCAGAAAAAACACGTATCCAAAACCAAGCAGAAGAAAAGCGTAAAAACGATTTACGTGCAGAGCTAGAAGACCGCATTGCACAAATCAAAGGCTATGCAAACCGTGAAGCACTTGCCAGTTACAACAACCAGCTGGCAGTAGAAGAAGCAAAACAACAAGCCCGTATCGACGCAAAACGGCGTGGCATGTTAGGTCTTGCTTCAAATGATGAAGTCGGCGAAATCAAGTACAACGCCGACAATCAAATTCGAAACCTAGAGCGACAGCAAGAACTGAACGCAGCGAGAGGATTTCACAGCCAGCGCGAAGCCGATGAATACGCCCATCAAGAACGGCTAATGCAAGCCCGTACACAAAAAACGGGACCTATGCAAAAACACTTAATGGAGTTTGCGAACTGGGAGACTAAAAACGCCCGCGAGAAAACATCTGCCGTTGTTGGCTTAGGCGCTGCTGGCTTTAAGGCCATGGCAGGCCAAAGTAAAACCGCGTTTAAGCTGTATAAAGCGTTTTCAATCACTCAAGCGATGATTAAAACCTATGAGTCAGCAACTGGCGCATATGCAGCATTAGCCCCTATTCCTGTCGTTGGCCCTGCACTTGGTGCCGCTGCAGCTGCGGCCGCCGTCGCAATGGGTTTACAGCAAGTCCGCATGATAAAGGCACAGCAACCTGCTGGTATCGCACACGGTGGTTTAGACTACGTACCAAACGAAAGTACTTACATCCTGCAGCGTGGTGAACGTGTCCTCTCTCCAAAGCAAAACGTCGAAATCAGCCACATGGCGCGGCATTACAACGCTGGCAATCGCCAAACTGCAGGTCAAAATGTGGTGTTCAATATTACAAATCAGATCACCGTAGAAGGTGCGGCCAATGCCGAGCAAGGCAATGTCATTGGTGCAAACTTGACTCGGCAGATTGAGGCTGTATTTGTTGAAAGTATAAACTCTCGCGGGGCTGTGTTTAGGGCGATTTCATTAACTTTTTAG
- a CDS encoding FRG domain-containing protein, with the protein MEFSGTIESFEHFRNIVKGITPDERYFFRGESKDYFSLVPKVGRLSSSKFVKGYFDEKSIFDRFKNQAVGFLQSTPNTEWEWLALAQHHGLPTRLLDWSTNPLVALYFAVGEPISELDIRKENLVKEDYSGDAAFYFLTIKSAFVDVNKVKKPLEHEHVNIYKPPHVSGRIRAQSGVFTIQPDPRQPLNDRLKNKAIKKYRIPYAIREALRKELRLFGIHHASIFPDLDGLSKYLQNVMSEHS; encoded by the coding sequence ATGGAATTTTCAGGTACGATTGAATCATTTGAACACTTTAGGAACATTGTAAAAGGAATTACTCCTGACGAGCGTTACTTTTTTAGAGGGGAATCTAAAGATTATTTTTCTTTGGTTCCTAAAGTTGGCCGACTCTCTAGTTCAAAATTTGTTAAAGGCTACTTCGATGAAAAGAGCATCTTTGATAGATTTAAAAATCAAGCTGTAGGGTTCCTTCAATCAACTCCAAATACCGAATGGGAATGGTTAGCCTTAGCTCAACACCATGGTTTGCCAACTAGGTTGCTAGATTGGTCAACGAATCCTTTGGTTGCACTTTACTTTGCTGTGGGGGAACCAATTTCCGAACTAGATATTCGTAAAGAAAACTTAGTAAAAGAGGACTATTCAGGTGATGCAGCGTTTTATTTCTTAACCATAAAGTCCGCCTTTGTTGATGTGAACAAAGTAAAAAAACCGTTAGAGCATGAGCACGTTAACATCTATAAACCACCTCATGTATCAGGTAGGATACGAGCGCAATCGGGAGTTTTTACCATTCAACCTGATCCCAGACAACCATTGAATGATAGATTGAAAAATAAAGCCATAAAAAAATATCGTATCCCTTATGCAATAAGGGAAGCTTTGCGCAAGGAACTGAGACTTTTCGGAATTCATCATGCGTCAATATTTCCTGATTTGGATGGACTGTCAAAGTATTTGCAGAACGTAATGTCTGAACATTCATAA
- a CDS encoding STM4504/CBY_0614 family protein, which produces MSIFELFSKRREKLTSKTQDVYQYSKIPNNFRVQVIHIVRDTIGIEDQYNHVSSKIYLEIHQTLCKEYGVFALRRDARTNFEAIFDFFLETNKTEQCLDIIDLVFNVIDHGIRNNSWEFSRTRGVTQTPDAAIEELNYRFKEASIGYQFISGELIRIDSQYIHSETVKPVLQLLGKEKCYSGANHEFLSAHEHYRNKKYKECLNDCLKSFESLMKAIHDKHGWQYNKNDTSKKLINSCFNNGLVPEYLQNQFSSVRTLLESGVPTLRNKEGGHGQGVVVKNVPEHFASYTLHLTATTLLFLLTCEENHT; this is translated from the coding sequence ATGTCTATATTTGAGCTGTTCTCTAAAAGGCGCGAGAAGTTAACAAGCAAGACGCAAGACGTATATCAATATAGTAAAATACCAAACAATTTCCGTGTCCAAGTTATTCATATTGTCAGAGATACTATTGGTATTGAAGATCAGTACAATCACGTAAGCAGTAAAATATACCTAGAAATACATCAAACACTATGTAAAGAGTATGGGGTGTTCGCACTTAGAAGAGATGCGCGAACTAATTTCGAAGCAATATTTGATTTTTTTTTAGAGACAAATAAAACAGAGCAATGCCTCGATATTATTGACTTGGTATTCAATGTTATAGATCACGGTATTAGAAACAATTCTTGGGAATTCTCTCGCACCAGAGGAGTAACTCAAACACCAGATGCGGCAATAGAAGAACTAAATTATAGGTTTAAAGAGGCTTCGATAGGGTATCAGTTTATTTCTGGAGAGCTTATCCGAATTGATTCTCAATACATTCATTCTGAAACAGTAAAACCAGTCCTTCAATTGCTAGGAAAAGAAAAGTGCTACTCAGGGGCAAACCACGAATTTTTATCCGCACACGAGCACTATAGAAATAAGAAATACAAAGAATGCCTTAATGATTGTCTTAAATCTTTCGAAAGCCTAATGAAAGCAATTCATGATAAACATGGCTGGCAGTACAATAAAAATGATACATCCAAAAAACTAATTAATAGCTGCTTCAACAATGGATTAGTTCCTGAATATCTCCAAAACCAATTTTCTTCGGTTAGAACGTTACTCGAAAGCGGTGTTCCTACTTTGAGAAACAAAGAAGGGGGACACGGTCAGGGAGTAGTAGTTAAAAACGTTCCTGAGCACTTCGCAAGTTATACTTTACATCTAACAGCGACTACTTTGCTATTTTTATTGACCTGCGAAGAGAATCACACCTAA
- a CDS encoding DUF6950 family protein → MHCPSYRPIILQRYLDSCENTPFAWGKFDCCLFVADWLLARNGVDVAQGFRGHYSTAIGAKRRLTRLGFNSIESVFKHHLKPIETSYAQRGDIALVEYEGELIGGIVGLGYVYCVTNIGLSALEMSAVSFCFSQELPKSTGEVRNG, encoded by the coding sequence ATGCACTGCCCTAGTTACCGCCCAATTATACTCCAACGCTATCTAGATTCATGCGAAAACACCCCGTTTGCATGGGGCAAATTCGATTGCTGCTTGTTTGTGGCCGATTGGCTCCTTGCCCGAAATGGTGTCGATGTTGCGCAAGGCTTTCGGGGTCACTACAGCACCGCCATTGGCGCAAAACGACGTTTAACTCGCTTAGGATTTAATAGTATTGAAAGTGTGTTTAAACACCATTTAAAGCCCATTGAAACATCCTATGCGCAGCGCGGTGATATTGCGTTGGTTGAATATGAGGGTGAATTGATAGGTGGCATCGTTGGTCTTGGCTATGTCTATTGCGTTACTAATATCGGTTTAAGCGCACTGGAAATGAGCGCGGTCAGTTTTTGCTTTTCTCAGGAGTTGCCTAAGTCTACGGGTGAGGTGCGCAATGGGTAA